A region from the Triticum aestivum cultivar Chinese Spring chromosome 3D, IWGSC CS RefSeq v2.1, whole genome shotgun sequence genome encodes:
- the LOC123074878 gene encoding uncharacterized protein: MARLFAVCLVLLAFAMAVAADMAPMMAPMAAHMAPMMAPADMAPMMAPMAAPAADAGDCNSDLQDLVANCQNYVMFPAEPKIPPSPACCAVIQRADMPCLCAKVTPAVEKVVCMDKVVFVAKYCKRPLQPGSNCGSYPVPGVIV; encoded by the exons ATGGCAAGACTCTTTGCTGTGTGCTTGGTTCTGCTCGCCTTCGCCATGGCCGTGGCGGCAGATATGGCGCCGATGATGGCCCCGATGGCGGCACATATGGCGCCAATGATGGCCCCGGCAGATATGGCGCCGATGATGGCCCCgatggcggcgccggcggccgACGCTGGCGACTGCAACAGCGACCTGCAGGACCTGGTTGCCAACTGCCAGAACTATGTCATGTTCCCGGCCGAGCCGAAGATACCGCCGTCGCCGGCCTGCTGCGCCGTGATCCAGAGGGCGGACATGCCGTGCCTGTGCGCCAAGGTCACCCCGGCGGTCGAGAAGGTCGTCTGCATGGACAAGGTCGTGTTCGTCGCCAAATACTGCAAGAGGCCCTTGCAGCCTGGCTCCAACTGCGGAA GCTACCCCGTTCCTGGTGTGATCGTGTAA
- the LOC101290589 gene encoding protein LIM3 yields the protein MAKHFSLLLVLAFVLVVTAEDCTVDLKGLIRECKPYVMFPASPKITPSSACCSVVQKVNAPCMCSKVTKEIEKVVCMDKVVYVADYCKNPLKPGSDCGSYHVPSQGR from the exons aTGGCAAAACACTTTAGTTTGCTCTTGGTTCTTGCCTTTGTTCTTGTTGTGACGGCTGAAGATTGTACCGTCGACCTTAAAGGGCTAATCCGAGAGTGCAAACCATATGTGATGTTTCCCGCGAGCCCAAAGATAACTCCGTCGAGTGCATGTTGTAGTGTGGTTCAGAAGGTCAATGCACCGTGCATGTGCTCCAAGGTCACCAAGGAGATTGAGAAGGTGGTATGCATGGATAAGGTTGTGTATGTCGCTGATTACTGCAAGAATCCACTCAAACCTGGCTCCGACTGTGGCA GTTACCATGTCCCATCTCAAGGCCGATAG